In Victivallis lenta, the sequence CTTCTGTGATGCCAAAAATCCCGGTCAATATTTCTTTGAAGCAGGAAACAGCGATGCTTCCGTCTGGGGGAAAGCGCATGGCCAGATGGATAATGTCGTATTCGTGGACGGACATGCCGCAGCTGTCAAAGCCCGGGGAATGGACTCCGATCAGTTTGAGAAAGATTTTGTTCTGAGCGAATGGTAAGATGAAGCGTTCGAATGCCTGCTGTAATCGGAAAAAAGCCACGATACGCGATGTCGCCATGATGGTCGGAGTTACTCCCGGCACGGTTTCGCACGCTTTCAGCGGCAAACGGGCAATCAGCGATAAAGTTCGACGACAGGTATTTGACGCCGCGCGGAAGTTGGATTACCAGCCGAATATCATTGCCCAAGCCATGCGGAACAAAGCCACCGGATTGATCGGAATCCTGATCGATCCGGCCGGCTTACAGAAAAAACAAATGCGGCTTGCCGAAATTGTCACTACTCTGCAAATGAATCATTATGATACAATAATCGGCATGACTGCACAGGAAAAAGGAAGCGGCAATTCCATGCAGAGGTTGATTTCCGGAGGACTGATAGATGGAATGATCAGCCTTCTTCCGAAAAAATTTGATGATTGCCCGGCAATGCAGGTTCCGGTCATCGATGCCGAAGCGGAAGAACGTTCGAATTACAGGAAGGCTGCCGGGAAAGTTGTTAATTATTTTCGGGCTTGCGGGCATTGCCGAATTGGCTGCATTGCGCCGAAAGCTCATATTTTCCCCCAAGTTCTCGGCGATGTACTGGAAGAGAAAGGTATTTGGTGCGAATCGGAATATTGTTTCGAGGAAAGGGATAGCGTGGAAACCGGCATGAGCGGTGCGGAAAGACTCATCGGGCATCAGTCGGCTACAGCAGTGATCGTAATCGGCGAAGCAATTGCCGAGGGGGTATATCGGTGGGCTTCCCTGCACAAAATTCCGATTCCCG encodes:
- a CDS encoding LacI family DNA-binding transcriptional regulator; translated protein: MKRSNACCNRKKATIRDVAMMVGVTPGTVSHAFSGKRAISDKVRRQVFDAARKLDYQPNIIAQAMRNKATGLIGILIDPAGLQKKQMRLAEIVTTLQMNHYDTIIGMTAQEKGSGNSMQRLISGGLIDGMISLLPKKFDDCPAMQVPVIDAEAEERSNYRKAAGKVVNYFRACGHCRIGCIAPKAHIFPQVLGDVLEEKGIWCESEYCFEERDSVETGMSGAERLIGHQSATAVIVIGEAIAEGVYRWASLHKIPIPARLSLIGVDMMNEIFCRKFSLTTIRHTPGDWIQNAVNRLLCKINRSEFMPDGIYPELIICGSVASAFTEFGNTSCEMKNEIL